The following coding sequences are from one Polypterus senegalus isolate Bchr_013 unplaced genomic scaffold, ASM1683550v1 scaffold_4187, whole genome shotgun sequence window:
- the LOC120522246 gene encoding interferon-inducible GTPase 5-like has protein sequence MGQSQSKPNRFFNDEEIKMIAQVYNQEGLDAVLPLIKDKCDNLDNEKVTIAVTGESGVGKSAFINAMRGLGPNDEGAAEEGIIEQTSKPTPYQHPTLPSVCLWDLPGIGTTRFSARQYLDKVNFNTYDLFVLITGERFKENDVKLAKEIKKMGKEFYFVRSKMDTVEVNLNEVGQHDRLEEVFDEIRMYYNRSLKESGLPTSQVFLVSSRYPHRYDFMEFFGCLESELPDKKKNVFVLSLPNLTEAVIEKKKKVLRAKVLLAAVVSGGIGAIPIPGVSVACDIGILVVTLLHMRSYLGLDDESLCRLACRVNKPVQELKAEITSPFVLNITPSSVIKLLTSTVSGAAMIADEALLLIPVIGSVIGATVSFTATCFLLNSALNDFAKSALNVLKKAIEDNSEVL, from the coding sequence ATGGGACAATCACAGTCTAAACCCAATCGCTTTTTTaatgatgaagaaattaaaatgattGCCCAAGTCTATAATCAAGAGGGGTTGGATGCAGTACTTCCATTGATTAAAGACAAATGTGACAATTTGGACAATGAAAAAGTCACAATTGCAGTGACAGGAGAATCAGGTGTGGGCAAATCTGCCTTCATTAATGCCATGAGAGGCCTGGGACCCaatgatgaaggagcagctgAAGAAGGTATAATTGAGCAAACCTCAAAACCGACACCTTATCAACACCCAACACTTCCTTCTGTCTGCCTATGGGATCTGCCAGGAATTGGAACAACAAGATTTTCCGCTCGCCAATACCTGGATAAAGTTAACTTTAACACATATGACTTGTTTGTCTTAATAACTGGAGAAAGATTCAAGGAGAATGATGTAAAATTGGCTAAAGAGATTAAGAAAATGGGGAAAGAGTTCTATTTTGTTCGCAGCAAGATGGATACAGTTGAGGTAAACCTAAATGAAGTAGGGCAACATGATAGACTTGAAGAAGTATTTGATGAAATAAGAATGTACTATAATAGAAGCTTAAAGGAAAGTGGATTACCCACTTCACAAGTTTTCCTTGTTTCCAGTAGATATCCGCATCGATATGACTTCATGGAATTCTTTGGTTGTTTGGAGTCTGAGCTACCAGATAAGAAGAAGAATGTGTTTGTGCTCTCACTACCAAATCTTACAGAAGctgtaattgaaaagaaaaaaaaggttctaCGAGCAAAAGTTCTTCTGGCAGCTGTAGTTTCAGGTGGAATTGGAGCAATTCCCATTCCTGGCGTATCTGTTGCTTGTGATATCGGTATCCTAGTAGTCACACTTCTGCATATGCGAAGCTACTTGGGACTCGATGACGAATCACTCTGCAGACTTGCCTGTAGAGTTAACAAACCTGTTCAAGAGCTGAAAGCAGAAATTACAAGCCCATTTGTGCTTAATATCACCCCTTCATCTGTCATAAAATTGCTCACATCGACTGTTTCTGGTGCTGCAATGATTGCTGATGAGGCCCTTCTGCTAATACCTGTGATTGGGTCTGTTATTGGAGCTACCGTCTCTTTTACTGCAACCTGCTTTTTGTTAAATAGCGCACTGAATGATTTTGCAAAGTCTGCATTGAATGTGTTGAAAAAAGCAATTGAAGACAATTCAGAGGTACTTTAA
- the LOC120522245 gene encoding interferon-inducible GTPase 5-like, with the protein MMPEVTENVRLELVVAKIQPKLFSPFTDNGLEDIITELQHVLDQREVHIAVTGESGKGKSAFINAVCGLRPGDPEAAKEGFTEQTMEPKKYKHPSLPSVFLWDLPGAGTPTFEIAKYFKKVKFTEYHLIILIVGNRFTENDKLFVEKIRKIKQDFYVVRSKMDEHEQNDDHRCTADFDFMKLRQDLKLKVGEKKKDLYSREISELVKHLVGKKKTKLKGTISQLISYATDEGEGTTFIPGTTCAYNCDAVVEILLFYRWYMGLDDESINQLADKVGKSGEDLKAEVSDPLVFSINPNSVQNVLSSSTSLILYNLQSFLKPLTSVPKSSEIFSKLLESMIDVFAESAMSLTKKAA; encoded by the exons ATGATG CCAGAAGTAACTGAAAATGTCAGACTGGAACTTGTAGTTGCTAAGATTCAACCAAAACTCTTTTCACCATTTACTGACAATGGACTAGAAGACATAATTACTGAGCTACAACATGTGCTTGACCAAAGAGAAGTTCACATCGCTGTAACAGGAGAATCAGGAAAAGGGAAATCAGCCTTCATCAATGCTGTTTGTGGTCTGAGACCTGGGGACCCTGAAGCAGCTAAAGAGGGCTTTACTGAACAAACCATGGAACCGAAAAAATATAAACATCCAAGTCTGCCTTCTGTCTTTCTATGGGATCTTCCTGGGGCTGGAACACCAACATTTGaaatagcaaaatattttaagaaagtcAAATTTACAGAATATCACTTAATCATATTAATTGTTGGAAACAGGTTTACAGAGAATGACAAACTTTTTGTGgaaaagataagaaaaataaagcaagattTCTATGTTGTAAGGAGCAAAATGGATGAGCATGAACAGAACGATGATCA CCGCTGCACAGCAGATTTCGATTTCATGAAATTGCGTCAAGATTTGAAGCTTAAAGtaggagagaagaagaaagatttGTACTCACGTGAAATCAGTGAACTGGTCAAACACCTGGttggaaagaaaaagacaaagctgAAGGGAACAATCTCACAGTTAATTTCATATGCAACAGATGAAGGTGAAGGTACAACTTTTATACCTGGAACCACTTGTGCCTATAATTGCGatgctgttgtggaaattctTCTGTTCTATCGTTGGTACATGGGTCTTGATGATGAGTCCATTAACCAACTTGCAGATAAAGTAGGGAAAAGTGGGGAAGATCTTAAGGCAGAAGTGAGTGATCCTTTAGTGTTTTCTATCAATCCAAATTCTgttcaaaatgttctttcttcttctacCTCTTTAATTCTTTATAACTTACAAAGCTTCTTGAAACCTCTCACAAGTGTTCCAAAGTCTTCTGAGATATTTTCCAAGTTATTGGAATCGATGATTGATGTATTTGCAGAATCTGCAATGAGTTTGACAAAGAAAGCTGCATAA